One Cellulomonas sp. Y8 DNA segment encodes these proteins:
- a CDS encoding N-acetyltransferase, translated as MTTTPATPPAIAPDDPRSADVHALLTRHLELMHAQSAPEDVHALDVAALTAPHVTFVSARDGAGGVLLGVGALAEIAPGHGEIKSMHTAEAARRRGVAGSLLAHLVGLAVDRGYARVSLETGSDEHFAAARALYTRAGFAECEPFAAYAPSAASTFLTLDLAAGR; from the coding sequence ATGACCACGACCCCGGCGACCCCGCCCGCCATCGCCCCCGACGACCCGCGCTCCGCCGACGTGCACGCCCTGCTCACCCGGCACCTGGAGCTCATGCACGCCCAGAGCGCCCCGGAGGACGTGCACGCCCTCGACGTGGCCGCGCTCACGGCGCCGCACGTCACGTTCGTGAGTGCCCGCGACGGGGCCGGCGGGGTGCTGCTGGGCGTGGGGGCGCTCGCCGAGATCGCCCCCGGGCACGGCGAGATCAAGTCCATGCACACCGCGGAGGCCGCCCGCCGCCGGGGGGTGGCGGGCTCGCTGCTCGCGCACCTGGTGGGCCTCGCGGTCGACCGGGGCTACGCGCGGGTCAGCCTGGAGACCGGCAGCGACGAGCACTTCGCCGCCGCCCGCGCGCTCTACACCCGCGCGGGCTTCGCGGAGTGCGAGCCGTTCGCCGCCTACGCCCCGAGCGCCGCCTCGACGTTCCTGACCCTCGACCTGGCCGCCGGGCGCTGA